One Danio rerio strain Tuebingen ecotype United States chromosome 13, GRCz12tu, whole genome shotgun sequence DNA window includes the following coding sequences:
- the adh8a gene encoding alcohol dehydrogenase 8a yields the protein MATAGKVIKCRAAVAWEPKAPLMMEEIEVAPPQEGEIRIKVIATGLCHTDLYHLVDGDKRGFPVVLGHESAGVVESVGPGVTDYKPGDKVIPLFLSQCGKCKFCKCPKTNLCESSWATKYHDIMAEPTSRFTCRGQTILQFMGTSTFSEYTVINQNAVAKIDENAPLDRVFLLGCGITTGYGAAVNTAGVTPGSVCAVFGLGAVGLAAVMGCKNAGASRIFAVDINEKKFEKAKVFGATDFLNPKAYNKPISEVLIEMTNGGGVDFSIECTGNTEVMRSALESCAKGWGVSVVVGWTNVQDFSAKPIQLIYGKTWKGSLFGGFKCKDSVPKLVRDYMSGKIMLDEFITHKMNLEQVNDAINLMKTGQGIRTIMTVSK from the exons ATGGCCACTGCAGGGAAG GTGATCAAATGTCGGGCCGCTGTTGCCTGGGAGCCCAAGGCTCCTCTGATGATGGAGGAAATAGAAGTTGCCCCACCACAGGAAGGAGAAATACGAATTAAG GTTATAGCTACAGGACTTTGTCACACCGACCTTTACCATCTGGTTGATGGGGACAAGCGAGGTTTTCCTGTCGTACTGGGACACGAGAGCGCTGGTGTAGTGGAGAGTGTTGGGCCTGGAGTCACTGATTACAAACCAG GTGATAAGGTCATCCCCCTCTTCCTCTCTCAGTGTGGAAAATGCAAGTTCTGCAAGTGTccaaaaacaaacctgtgtgaAAGCAGCTG GGCAACTAAATATCATGACATTATGGCTGAACCTACAAGCCGCTTCACTTGCCGTGGCCAGACCATCTTGCAGTTCATGGGAACCAGCACCTTCTCCGAGTACACCGTCATCAACCAAAATGCTGTGGCAAAGATTGACGAAAATGCTCCTCTCGACCGCGTGTTTTTGCTCGGCTGCGGCATCACTACTGGTTATGGAGCTGCAGTCAACACAGCTGGG GTTACTCCAGGCTCTGTGTGTGCTGTATTCGGACTCGGTGCTGTCGGTCTGGCTGCAGTCATGGGCTGTAAAAACGCCGGAGCATCTCGCATCTTTGCTGTGGATATCAATGAAAAGAAGTTTGAGAAGGCCAAGGTGTTTGGAGCCACAGATTTCCTGAATCCGAAAGCATACAATAAACCCATCTCTGAAGTGCTGATAGAAATGACCAATGGAGGAGGAGTGGACTTCTCAATCGAGTGCACGGGGAACACTGAAGTAATG AGAAGTGCGCTGGAGTCGTGTGCTAAAGGTTGGGGTGTGAGCGTTGTGGTTGGATGGACTAATGTGCAAGACTTTTCTGCAAAGCCAATTCAGCTCATATATGGGAAAACCTGGAAAGGATCTCTGTTTGGAG GTTTTAAGTGCAAGGATTCAGTTCCGAAACTGGTTCGTGACTACATGTCTGGCAAAATAATGCTTGATGAGTTTATAACCCACAAAATGAATCTGGAGCAGGTCAACGATGCCATCAACCTCATGAAAACTGGACAAGG CATTCGAACCATCATGACTGTATCCAAATGA
- the fam241a gene encoding uncharacterized protein FAM241A, with amino-acid sequence MSNTNRIVNDAETRHHRDFLTGTRERSGCRHQHERAVKHTHRELNDPRGRDRPHNAEPSQEPAEPEAPQVDDCEKMGTLFGELNKCLRGLGFTQLYFGEKIVEPVVVLVFWLLLWFLGIQALGLVGTLCIIIIYIQK; translated from the exons ATGTCAAATACTAATCGTATCGTAAATGATGCGGAGACACGTCATCATCGAGACTTCTTAACCGGGACGCGAGAACGGAGCGGGTGTCGACACCAGCATGAGCGcgctgtcaaacacacacacagagaactg AATGACCCCAGGGGAAGAGATAGACCACACAATGCTGAGCCATCGCAGGAACCAGCTGAACCGGAGGCCCCACAGGTGGATGACTGTGAGAAGATGGGCACTTTGTTCGGGGAGCTCAACAAGTGTTTGAGGGGTCTTGGATTCACCCAGCTCTACTTCGGAGAGAAGATTGTGGAGCCGGTGGTCGTGCTGGTGTTTTGGTTGCTTTTGTGGTTCCTTGGTATCCAAGCGCTTGGCCTCGTGGGAACTCTGTGCATCATTATCATTTACATCCAGAAATAG
- the eif4eb gene encoding eukaryotic translation initiation factor 4eb (The RefSeq protein has 1 substitution compared to this genomic sequence), with amino-acid sequence MATAEPEIKSNSCKSEEEISDESNQEIVSPESYIKHPLQNRWCLWFFKNDKSKTWQANLRLISKFDTVEDFWALYNHIQLSSNLMSGCDYSLFKDGIEPMWEDERNKRGGRWLITLNKQQRKYDLDRFWLETLLCLIGEAFDDYSDDVCGAVVNVRTKGDKIAIWTADYGNREAVTHIGRVYKERLGVPMNMTIGYQSHADTATKSGSTTKNKFVV; translated from the exons ATGGCGACGGCGGAGCCG GAAATAAAATCAAATTCTTGTAAGAGTGAAGAGGAGATCTCAGACGAGAGCAATCAGGAGATTGTCAGCCCTGAGAGCTACATCAAACACCCCCTACAGAATAG ATGGTGTTTATGGTTTTTCAAAAACGACAAGAGCAAAACATGGCAGGCCAACCTCAGACTGATCTCCAAATTTGACACCGTAGAGGATTTTTGGGC gCTTTATAACCACATTCAGCTCTCCAGTAATCTGATGTCAGGATGTGACTACTCGCTTTTTAAG GATGGTATCGAGCCCATGTGGGAGGATGAGAGGAATAAAAGAGGAGGCCGCTGGCTCATCACTCTCAACAAGCAACAGAGAAAGTATGACCTGGACCGCTTTTGGCTGGAAACT CTGCTGTGCCTCATCGGCGAGGCCTTTGACGACTACAGCGATGATGTGTGCGGGGCTGTGGTCAATGTCAGAACCAAAGGAGATAAAATCGCCATCTGGACAGCTGACTATGAGAACAGAGAAGCTGTAACGCACATAGG GAGGGTGTACAAGGAGCGGTTGGGCGTCCCTATGAACATGACCATCGGCTACCAGTCTCATGCTGATACGGCTACTAAGAGTGGCTCCACTACTAAGAACAAGTTTGTGGTCTGA